In one window of Camelus bactrianus isolate YW-2024 breed Bactrian camel chromosome 13, ASM4877302v1, whole genome shotgun sequence DNA:
- the NT5C1A gene encoding cytosolic 5'-nucleotidase 1A isoform X3, protein MDEEQRIYTEQGVEEYVRYQLEHENEPFSPGPAFPFVKALEAVNKRLRELYPESEDVFDIVLVTNNHAQVGVRLINSINHYDLFIERFCMTGGNSPICYLKAYHTNLYLSADAEKVQEAIDEGIAAATIFSPSRDVAVSQSQLRVAFDGDAVLFSDESERIVKAHGLDRFFEHEKAHENKPLAQGPLKGFLEALGRLQKKFYSKGLRLECPIRTYLVTARSAASSGARALKTLRSWGLETDEALFLAGAPKGPLLEKIRPHIFFDDQMFHVAGAQEMGTVAAHVPYGVAQTPRRTAPPKQAPSAQ, encoded by the exons ATGGACGAGGAGCAGCGGATCTACACGGAGCAGGGCGTGGAGGAGTACGTGCGCTACCAGCTGGAACATGAGAACGAGCCCTTCAGCCCCGGGCCGGCCTTCCCCTTCGTGAAG GCTCTGGAGGCTGTGAACAAGCGGCTGCGGGAGCTGTACCCCGAGAGTGAGGATGTCTTTGACATCGTCCTTGTGACCAACAACCACGCTCAAGTGGGGGTCCGTCTCATCAACAGCATCAACCACTACG ACCTGTTCATTGAAAGGTTCTGCATGACAGGCGGGAACAGCCCCATCTGCTACCTCAAGGCCTACCACACCAACCTCTACTTGTCGGCTGATGCAGAAAAAGTACAGGAAGCCATTGATGAAG ggatcGCAGCCGCCACCATCTTCAGCCCCAGCAGGGACGTGGCTGTATCCCAGAGTCAGCTGCGGGTGGCCTTCGACGGAGATGCTGTGCTCTTCTCGGATGAGTCGGAGCGCATCGTGAAGGCCCACGGGCTGGACAGGTTCTTTGAGCATGAGAAAGCCCACGAGAATAAACCTTTGGCCCAG GGCCCCTTAAAGGGTTTTCTGGAAGCACTGGGTAGGCTGCAGAAGAAGTTCTACTCCAAAGGCCTGCGGCTGGAGTGTCCCATCCGCACCTACTTGGTGACGGCTCGCAGTGCAGCCAGTTCTGGGGCCCGGGCTCTCAAGACCCTGCGCAGCTGGGGCCTGGAGACGGATGAGGCCCTGTTCCTGGCGGGAGCACCCAAGGGCCCCCTCCTGGAGAAGATCCGCCcacatatcttctttgatgaCCAGATGTTCCATGTGGCTGGGGCTCAGGAGATGGGCACAGTGGCTGCCCACGTGCCTTACGGCGTGGCACAGACACCCCGGCGGACTGCACCTCCAAAGCAAGCCCCATCTGCCCAGTAA